A portion of the Parasteatoda tepidariorum isolate YZ-2023 chromosome 5, CAS_Ptep_4.0, whole genome shotgun sequence genome contains these proteins:
- the LOC122270520 gene encoding uncharacterized protein, whose product MLVVLAGQGGFFWMHQTELAKHFVISLILAEIRSNNGITLAVASSVNEAISLDGGRTAHSVFKLPLNIQNNPDAVCNIKKKSSMATVLKHCKIIIWDECTMAHKHSLEAVNRTLREIKNNDKLFGGTLLLLSGDFRQALPVIPRSTYSDEINARLKSSPLWRNVEKNQLKVNMHFQILQDPSAETFSKQLLDIGDGKVTKDETGCIKLPDDFYTMIDSQDALIKVIFSVVHTQYIHHEWLAERAILAAKNDDVNDLNLKIQQLLPGNLVT is encoded by the coding sequence ATGCTCGTAGTTTTGGCAGGACAAGGTGGATTTTTTTGGATGCACCAGACGGAACTGgcaaaacattttgttatttcGCTCATTCTCGCTGAAATACGATCAAATAATGGCATCACGTTGGCCGTTGCATCATCTGTCAATGAGGCAATTTCATTGGATGGAGGCAGAACAGCTCATTCAGTATTTAAGCTGccactaaatattcaaaacaaccCAGATGCAGTGtgcaacataaaaaagaaatcgtctATGGCTACAGTGTtgaaacactgtaaaattatcatCTGGGATGAATGCACTATGGCACACAAACATTCGCTTGAGGCGGTGAACAGGACATTgagggaaataaaaaacaatgacaaATTATTTGGCGGCACTCTGTTACTCCTTTCAGGTGATTTCAGACAAGCACTTCCCGTCATTCCGCGTTCAACGTACTCTGATGAGATCAATGCTCGCTTGAAATCATCTCCACTGTGGcgtaatgttgaaaaaaatcaactaaaagtaaatatgcACTTCCAAATACTTCAAGATCCATCTGCTGAAACATTCTCAAAACAATTGTTAGATATCGGTGATGGAAAAGTTACTAAGGATGAGACTGGATGCATAAAATTACCGGACGATTTCTACACAATGATTGATTCACAAGATGCTCtcattaaagtaatattttccgTTGTACACACGCAATACATTCATCATGAGTGGTTGGCAGAAAGGGCGATCTTAGCAGCAAAAAATGACGACGTCAACGATTTGAATCTGAAGATACAACAGTTATTGCCAGGTAACTTGGTGACATAA